The segment aaaaagaaaaataataaaataaaatcaataataaaaaaataatcttatatatatatatatatatatatatatatatatatatatattaatattatatatcgattattataaaattacTAATTATGTTCATTTTAAAGGTTCAGAATTATctcatatttatataataaaatacatatccaattatatattatatatatattatgtatgaacttaaaaatatatgctaaatatatttttcataatatatttaacatatattattatattacataaacattttttttaagaacacaaaaaaaaaaaaaatatatttatttatatataattaatatattatattcaagGATAGGATAAATCATATGAGCccatattataatatcatttaaaaaaaagtgtaaataaaaaactaaaaaataacaaaatagaataaaataatgtaattaaaatttaatataaaacataatatttatatattaaaaaaaataaataataaataaatttatataaaataaacaaggcatatattattatatatatatataaaatatatatatttatatatatatatatgtaccTAACTATTTACAGAAAATAtcattgttattataatatacatataatttttttttttttttttttttttttttttttttttttttttttttttttttttttttttttttttNtattttttatttaaaatataattattatttttttttttttttttttttttttttttttttttttttttttttttttttttgttctgTATTTAAAACGTATTTGGTTCCTCTCCAATAATTTgaattttaaataaataatataataataatataattttatataaaagagaaatatataatatttaatttttatatatttgtaaatataattagaaatatatttgtatatagaagttaatttatatatatatatttatatttatttataattttaaaaatattacacaaaaataatgataaataaaaacCCTTATAgtgaaaagaaaaatgatataaGTGACAAActtaattataaaaatataaatgatgtAAGTATACATGAATTAAATTGTTTGAAAAATAATCGAGCTGTATATTTGAAAAGAGgaaatatgttttttataaGTTCCAAAGAGGAAGCTTTAGaagtattaaaaaataaaagtgtacaaatgaaataatatatatatatatatatataaagtgAAGTATGAGGGAAATATTTActcatcattatatttgtacctacaaaatatgatatatgtataaattgTTTTAAACGCACAAGGTGTgatttatatgtatatatattataattcgaggttttaatttttatgtgGAATGTAACACGGACATGTTCATGTTCATACAAATaagtgaaaaaaaaaaaaaaaaaataatataaaataaaactgGAACATACTATAGTTCCCTTAAGTAATATactacatatatatatatatatatatatatatatatatatatatatatatatatatttatttatttatttatttatttatctatttatatgtatagcttacatttatatttatacaatatagaagaaaaaaaattatatgataaaattaaaactCCAAATATTTTTCGTGTACATAATTTTAAACATCCTTATTGTTCTCGTTATCTCGAAAAATGTTGTCTACAATGAAAGAAAActaaaaaacaaaaattgCATGTTACCCAATAGGAgacataaaaattattttttgaaaagaCAGGTgaaaaatagaaatataattttatttaatgatCACAATATcgaattaataaatttaaaacgaaaatataataaacgtacaagatataaaaacattGATGCATTTATAACAAACCTTAAAGTAACCCATGTTGTTAATCACAATAATAGTATTATTACttatgttaaaaaaaaaaaacttttattatccaataaaatatataaccaTTTTAATTATCCAGGATTTGATTTTATCgtattaaaagaaaataataatgaacaAGATAAAAGTAGAATAGGTATAATAAAAACTCCAAGGGGTGATATAGAAACACCCAATTTTCTTTTCTGTGCAACAAAAGGATGTATGAAATCAACACCAATagattttattaaaaaatgtaatacACAAGTTATATTATCGAATACATTTCATTTACTTATTCAACCCAAACctcatattatttttcagTTAGGTGGGTTACATAAATTTATGAATTGGAATTCTCCTATTCTGACTGATTCAGGTGGTTATCAAATTTTTAGCATGTCCTTTGGATCTGTTTcaaatgaaataaaaagaaaatgtgCAGGTACCCCTcaaataacaaaaatgtctataaagaataaaaaaaaaggaaatttaaataatgaagaagatcaagtgaataataattttataaataatgattgtgaaaataatatgtataataaaaaggaaaaatgcttatctaataataataataataataataataataatagtgaAAAAAGTGTAACAGattcaaataaattaaaCAAACAAATTATCTTAAAACTTAATGAAAAGGGAGCagaatataaatcatattaTGATGGTTCCATAGATTTATTATCACCTGAATCTTCTATACAATCACAATATTTATTAGGTAGTGATTTCACCTTGGTTTTAGATGAATGTACACCTTATCATGTTGATAAAATTTATACTGAAAAATCTATGCATAGATCTCATAGATGGTATGTAAGATGTTTAGCCGAATTTTATAAATCacaaaatatgaaaaattatcatgaatatttaaatgatatatataataaaaaatataaaacaaacGATAAATGGATCAAAAGAGACAAAAATAATCAAGCTATTTATGGAATAATACAAGGTGGCATATACCCAGACCTAAGACTAAAAAGTTGTGACTTTGTATATAACTTACCTTTTTTTGGGCTATGTATAGGTGGGTGTTTAGGAAAAGATAAAGATATGATGTATGCAGTTATAAAACAAACTATGGATATTATACatgatattaaaaaaaaaaaagaaaaaaatacttACAAAGAAAAACCAATTCATTTATTAGGTATAGGTCAAATTAAAGATATTATTTATGGTGTAAAACAAGGAATAGATACTTTCGATTGTGTTATTCCATCAAGATTAGCAAGACATGGATATTTCttatcaaaaataaaaactattgaaattatagaaaaaaaattaaaaagaaagcttcaaaatgaatatataaaaattaaactAAGTATCTTTCAATCTGATAATCAACCTTTAGAAGAAGATTGTGCATGCTATACTTGTCAACATTATTCAAGGGCATACCTACATCATCTctataaaattaatgataatttattGGGAACATTATTAACCATACATaatgtttattatatgaaccACCTAATGCAAGATATAAGAAATTCTATTAAAGAAGGTAATATTAATCAAATAGAACaaaagtatataaaaaagtgaagtatatatatactacaaaaaaaaaaaaatatatgttaaaatGGTACACAATTActatatattacatatttataattattttattttattatattaatttttttttttttttNNNNNNNNNNNNNNNNNNNNNNNNNNNNNNNNNNNNNNNNNNNNNNNNNNNNNNNNNNNNNNNNNNNNNNNNNNNNNNNNNNNNNNNNNNNNNNNNNNNNCAATGTATGTTTATTTActtatttttcttctctTACTTGAGTTACATGCCaacataaaaatgtattgCAACAAGTTAAAGTCGCATAgcatatcattatatataaatcaatttttttaaaagtaaatattctacaaaaaaaaaaaaaaaaaagggtaatataatatacgTATTAATGTAttctaaaaaaatatatataaaccatagaatctataaatatttagtttttttttttttaaattaaaaatagaTTACGCTTCCAAAACTATAAATATCGAAATTATACTCGAAACAAATAACATCCAATTATAAAACCTCTATTAGAAAACAAAAAGTGTaaaatgattattatattatatgtatatatatacatttcttatatttcattattcCTTTTATTAATCTTTCTTTATCAAATTACCAAAAGTGAAGGTATATAAGAATTACCTAtacacaaaaaatatatatatataaatatatatatataatatatacaaattcatatataatatccAAATAAGCACATCAAGATACACACATGTATGAGTTACACATATTAGTTTtcttaaataattatatattgtataacttttttattatatgtttttttttttttttttttttcattcttACCCATAAATGCAAACACAGGAAATATGCAAAAATACAgattcataaaaaataaccatctatataaaattttataataaaaaaaggaaaaaaaaaattacagGGTTAAAAAGAATGAAATATGTACAAATATTTCAATACGTCTAggtttataatatttcatacATACCCATATGACGATATTGGAGTTGTAAAAaaggtatatataaataatataaaaatataggaattataaaatagtaaaaaatatatatattttgtacaCAAAATTTTTGTTTCTTCATCAGGTTCGTAACGTTCAAGTTTATCACGAATATTAtccattttattatgatatatatatctatatatgtatatgtaaatttataagtattatgatatatttttatgttttaaggattttaatatataaatgtataatttaaatgttAAGTTAAAATGTGATTTAATTTAAACCAAAGATAAATCtacataaaaaaacaaaaaaaaaaaaaaaaaagaaaaagaaatattcaaatgatacatatcattataaatattatatatatatatatatatatatatatatatatatatcaaatgtaaaaaagaatatttttgatttcttattttatttcatatttatttttgtattgttttttttcatttgatTTGTTATTACTCTATAAGATTTTTCttagaaaaaaacaaaaaatatatatttatatatacaaataaatataatatatattattatatatgtatagtAAAGATTGcaacaaatatatttatgcCCTATTCTTTTTAGGAATATTTAGAAAATTTCCGAATTtcaaaagaataaatagaatttatattatatattatttgtaatCATTTTAAATACAATATNNNNNNNNNNNNNNNNNNNNNNNNNNNNNNNNNNNNNNNNNNNNNNNNNNNNNNNNNNNNNNNNNNNNNNNNNNNNNNNNNNNNNNNNNNNNNNNNNNNNaaattatattatatattatttttaatcattttaaataaaatatcttaaaaaaaaattatttttttttttttttttgttcatttttattttatggatattatatatatatatatatatatatacatatattacaCACTTCTTATTctaagaaaaaaaaaaacttgCAAAATCATACAGAGCGtataatgtataaaataataatactacaaaaaaaaaaaaaaaaaaaaaaattaaatcatattaaaatatataaaaatttatattttttcatagACACACACAATATATCTGTTTCCTTTCcattttaaaaagttaaaaatacatagatataataaacataaaaatatatataattaaatataatttctttctctgtttttttcttcttgtgtatttttacaatataaagacttaaaaatattattttaatttgaACTCCAATTTACATTATCagtttttttatatatttttttttttttttttttttttctataaaattaattcttaatgaataaaaagaaaCTTAAGGgtaaaaagaaagaagctaaagataaaaaaagCAACAATAAATTGAAGAAACTAACAAATGGagaaatagaaaatattatcaaaaCACAAAAAGAAGAACTTATTAGAATAAATCAAAAGAAACATCTTTTAGAAAAAAAGCTAGTTcgtataatatataatatataatatacacacacactcatacaaaaataaaaaaataaaagtgtGAACAGAAAGAATATatcttataaatatttctgatcataatctttttttttttttttttctttcttttccttttttaagagtgaaaaaaacaaagagtttgaaatatttaaaaatgaatacaaagaattgaaaaataaagtaaATGTAATTAATGAAGATTGTGAAAAGTTTGATGAAAAGATACAAGAAGAAGATAAAACTATCAAAAGTAAatctattttttataattttcaaaATGAGGAAGAGATGAAAAAGTTAGAAAAGGAGAAAGATAAtcttaaaaatttaattgATGAGAAACATGAAGAAACgatgaataatatattaaatcatATAGAACAACAACGTCTTAGTTTAgattatgaaaaaaacaaaaattttgaagaaattaatgaattaaatatttctttcGATGTGgtaattaaaaaaaaggaaaacaAAAGgctttatataatttaatgtGTTAATATGcttatatatgtaaatctaaatatattttttttttttctatttgtaaatatgtatattattatttttattacattttcCACAATGcattcataaatataacaataataaataaataagtatatatatatatatatataataaaattaaattaaattgttatggatgtaatattattccTAATATAGTagttttataaatattggAAGTATAGTACAAAATGTAATTAACTATTAAATACCTGTCCatacaataaataaataaataaataaataaatatatatatatatatatatatatatatatatatgcatatattaataattccGCATTCTTCAGAGGATGCAAAATGTAGAAGAgttatttacaaaatatttagaAACATATGATATAgagaaaaaagaagaaatgGATGATATAATAgagaattataaaattttggaaaggaatgaaataaattatatacaaaatatgtataatgaTCATGTTAAGAGTATTAAAGAAATACATATGATAGTTTTGgagaattataaaaaatattatattgatCAACTcaaagaaaatataaagaaaataaaaagtttaaaagaaaaaataaatgaactCGAAATAAACGAtaaggaaataaaaaatgatttaaatgtacataataatgaatattattctatggtagaaaatataaaaaatttagaaTTGAAGAGGTATTACatacaaatatttaaataagtaaataaataaatgaatatataaatatatatatatatatatatatatatatatattacatacttgtatataatatatttaccttattttttcatctaTTTAATGTTCTTATTTAATAGAGAAAATTTGAAGAAGGACCTAAAGTTTTATTCCAAAGATTTcgttatatataaaaacttAGAACTAATTTATAATGAAAGTgatattcatataaaaaatttaaaacaATTCTCACAAAGTTCAAGAGATAAAATTACTCAAGTGGAAAAACAGTTAAAGAGAATATCTGAAGATGAATTAAATGTAGACGATTATTTTgaagatattaaaaaaaaaaatattcatttgaaaaaaaagatagAAAGTATTGATATTGATTTGGATGATATCAATAAAGAATTTCAATCTTATATAAAGgagaataatataaaagatgaaGATGTACAAAATGTAAGAAAGGGAATAAACTTTTGtttaaatacatataacaGAGAATTTGATAATTTGTTGTATACtcaaaagaaaatgaagaagaaaatcAAAGACActgtaaatatttatgaaaaaaaattgaagaacataaatataaaaaaggaaacaacataaaaaatatatatatatatatatatatattaataaaatataatatttatggatataacattttctcctttttaaaaataaaataatgaataaaaaaatttgaacaaatttttatatgcgaataatataaaataagaataactaaaaagaaatgtatactttttgtatattagttgaattatttattcagtatcatcaaataaaaatattgaaaatatatatcatataatcaatatgatataaaatataacagttatcttaaaaatataaatataaataaaatgttccttttatatataatactttaTAAAACTCTATgaaaatacataaaatgatataatgTGCCAAATGTGTATACTTTATAAGTGAAATTTAAACTAGctattttgatatatatatatatatatatatttttttttttttttttttttttttttttttcacaaATTTGAAGGGATAATATTTCAACTAGctaattaatataaaattttgttctttaattcttttttttttctttttttttcttttttttgttttttatttagtattatttttttgttttctttgCATTACGAACATACAGAATAACTCAAAACAAATGAACTGAATAAAATGCATAATTATTTTCCCATTATTTTAAGAATATAGgaataatgaaataattatgtGATATATTTGAAACATACTTTTCATATATTGTATTTGATTTTTAATGTGATcacacataaatattatatatatatatatatatatatatatatatatatatatctttatttatttatttttatgtttttgCTAAATGAGCAAACCTAAGATATTAATTAgtcaaataaaaaatgtagGTGATATTAAGTTACGAAACTTGAAGGGAATTGAATCAtgtaagaaaaaaatttttgGATATGTTGAGAATATGCCAGGAGAGAAGAACTGGCTAAAACCTTTGGTTGGAAAAAGTATGcagaattattattttccatcgaaatatttacatttgGATTTTAATTTAAAGGAATATTTAAGAATGCAAACAGTAcgttttaaaaaaaaagagacTAATGAGAGTTTACtaaaattacaaaaatgCATCAATATGATAATTGAAAATAAGGATATGATTGATAAGTTCTTATGTAAAATACCCAAGGagttatatatagaaaatcAGAGTTTAAAAGATTTTTATGAGTTATATTTAACTATTTATCCAagtcatatatataagcCAAATTTATTGTTtgatataaaagaattaaattTGGAGAAAGAAAGATTTAGTTggtttttttataataaaaaaaatgacgGAGAAGACAAAATAactataaataataatgaaaataatgatatatcatataatagTGAAGGGGATGaagtaaataaaaatattaaagaaataggaaatgaagaaaagaaTCAAGATGAggataatacaaaaaataattatatgcGAAAGGAAAACTTTTCgaattatgaaaatataatttttaataaaacaaagaaaaagataaaatttaaaaaaattatatgtatggatcaaattaatgaaaaaacaaataaaaataacacttctcttataaataatattatgagCAATGATGACAACATTTATTATCTTGACAATGATTTGAATGTAGGTTTAGAAAAGACAATACcaaaagataataaaactAATGAAGAGATAGAAAAATCGAAAAAtgaattttataatttattaaatgaaaatgaaagtttaaaaaaaacattatCCATACGAAATCGTTTTATAGATCcattatatttaagaaGAAGATATTCTTATATAGATAAATTAACCAAAAAGAAAATCAAAAAGGAAAAACATAAAACATATAGAAAGCATTTTATACAACATGCTGATGAGAAAAAGATATGGCCAGATAATAAAGGACTATTAAATAAGATTTATCCAAATCCATACTCATaaaagaacaaataaaacataaaataatatatatagatgtgggtatatatttatatattacttatATGATCACATTATATCGTTCTacatacaaatatatacacaaataaaacgtattcatatttttatattttattttaatattttttgtaatataaataatataacaatattatatgtatatatatggatatatttaagaatttattacatttcttaaaaaattaaattttttttttaaaagctatacatttataaaataaaaatattattgtcacatatttatgaaattcatataaaaatttaaatatttttattataatttattcatataaaatttttctttatcttttacctatatttatttatgtgttgtacaaataaatggaggtatgtaaatatatcatGATCCTAtctaataaaaatttatgtacaaaaaaaaaaaaaaaaaaaaaaaaaaaaaaaaaaaaaaaaaaaaaaatataaaaaaaaataaaaaaaaaaaaaaaaaaaaaaaaaattatNNNNNNNNNNNNNNNNNNNNNNNNNNNNNNNNNNNNNNNNNNNNNNNNNNNNNNNNNNNNNNNNNNNNNNNNNNNNNNNNNNNNNNNNNNNNNNNNNNNNNNNNNNNNNNNNNNNNNNNNNNNNNNNNNNNNNNNNNNNNNNNNNNNNNNNNNNNNNNNNNNNNNNNNNNNNNNNNNNNNNNNNNNNNNNNNNNNNNNNNNNNNNNNNNNNNNNNNNNNNNNNNNNNNNNNNNNNNNNNNNNNNNNNNNNNNNNNNNNNNNNNNNNNNNNNNNNNNNNNNNNNNNNNNNNNNNNNNNNNNNNNNNNNNNNNNNNNNNNNNNNNNNNNNNNNNNNNNNNNNNNNNNNNNNNNNNNNNNNNNNNNNNNNNNNNNNNNNNNNNNNNNNNNNNNNNNNNNNNNNaaaaaaaaaaaaaaaaaaaaaaaaaaaaaaaaaaaaaataaaaaaaaataaaaaaatataaaaaaaaataaaaaaaaataaaaaaaaataaaaaaatataaaaaaaaataaaaaaatataaaaaaaaataaaaaaatataaaaaaaaataaaaaagcGGAAATTCTGTAAATAcgaaattaaaaatatatattatgtttaaagaaaaaattggaaatgtaaatgtaacccgataatatatatatatatatatatatatatatatatatatatatatatatatatatatatattaatttttttaagtttatatttatatgacatataaatataaatatatacatatatataatatatataatatttcattgtttatatttatgcttattatatattttttttgattatGTTAAATTGAATGAGACTTTAACAAATGGAAAATCGATGCTTGTATGCATATAAGAAAAAGTTCGGTGTGAGTTATCCTGAAAATTTGGATGACGAACAGTTCGAACCTTTGAATAATGATATGTTTAATATGATGGAACAGAAAAAATTTGttatagaaataaaagattTAGAAGAAGATGCtaagaaatatttaattgATGAGAAGGgtgatataaaaaataaagaaaagattagtataataaatacatattatagTGATAGGGAAAAGATGTTATTTTGCTTGTTATCATCCttaatagaaaaaaaagaatattcttttgaaggttatattatatgtagttatgttataaaaatgaattcTTCTTATTATAGTGCATGGGTGTACAGAAGAAAATGtttaaagaaattaaatttaaatctattgaatgatttaaaatttacaaaatacattataagtgataatattaaaagttTTCAGAGCTGGTTCCATAGAAGATGGCTAATCgagtatatatataaaatgaattatagaaaaaaaaataacaaaagaGATAATGAatgtaattataatatctATATTGAGGAcggaaaaaatatagataataaaaatgacaatttaaatgaatataatatagaaatggaaaataattatatatcttcATTCGATGATGAAAAGAATTTTATAAGTTCAGAAGAAGAAATGAACAGTgataattcatataatatacatgataatttttataacgATGATGATGGTTTTATAAGTAATTGTGATGATACGGATTTTGAAGAAGGACaagaaaataatagaaataatatatatatttatgaaaaattaggaaatattattaataataatatattctttaaaaattctttattaccaaatgaaataattaatatagataattttttatatgaagaattattatataataattgtgatatatttattgatatgaaaaattataattcttGGGCTACTAAAACATGGCTTATAgataaatttaatattttacaaaatgaatatatatgtaaaaaacataatattatattacatgaattttgttttattaattatttattaactattgatatatataataattcattGTGGGTATAtagatattttatatttaacaAATTAAGTTATTTTCATGATTTAGCAAAAATGCAGAAagaaatttatttttgttttacaTATGCAAATCAATTTTATGACAACCAAGctatttttaattattttattcatatggtttttttatatattaacttATATCAAAATGCCAGCcaaataaaacaaaaaaatacagaattaaatatacaatatgagaaaaaagaagaaacatataaacatgacgagaaaaatattttccaAATTCCTCTTGTTAACTACATTAAAAATGAACTAATAAAAATTCAGCACAAATCAAAATTTGTTCTAGTCTTCCTTTCACAACTTTATTCTTACAATGGATCTTATGATGACGAAATGGAGGtaaatatggaaaaaaaaaa is part of the Plasmodium reichenowi strain SY57 chromosome 12, whole genome shotgun sequence genome and harbors:
- a CDS encoding queuine tRNA-ribosyltransferase, putative, translated to MIKLKLQIFFVYIILNILIVLVISKNVVYNERKLKNKNCMLPNRRHKNYFLKRQVKNRNIILFNDHNIELINLKRKYNKRTRYKNIDAFITNLKVTHVVNHNNSIITYVKKKKLLLSNKIYNHFNYPGFDFIVLKENNNEQDKSRIGIIKTPRGDIETPNFLFCATKGCMKSTPIDFIKKCNTQVILSNTFHLLIQPKPHIIFQLGGLHKFMNWNSPILTDSGGYQIFSMSFGSVSNEIKRKCAGTPQITKMSIKNKKKGNLNNEEDQVNNNFINNDCENNMYNKKEKCLSNNNNNNNNNNSEKSVTDSNKLNKQIILKLNEKGAEYKSYYDGSIDLLSPESSIQSQYLLGSDFTLVLDECTPYHVDKIYTEKSMHRSHRWYVRCLAEFYKSQNMKNYHEYLNDIYNKKYKTNDKWIKRDKNNQAIYGIIQGGIYPDLRLKSCDFVYNLPFFGLCIGGCLGKDKDMMYAVIKQTMDIIHDIKKKKEKNTYKEKPIHLLGIGQIKDIIYGVKQGIDTFDCVIPSRLARHGYFLSKIKTIEIIEKKLKRKLQNEYIKIKLSIFQSDNQPLEEDCACYTCQHYSRAYLHHLYKINDNLLGTLLTIHNVYYMNHLMQDIRNSIKEGNINQIEQKYIKK
- a CDS encoding GAS8-like protein, putative, which gives rise to MNKKKLKGKKKEAKDKKSNNKLKKLTNGEIENIIKTQKEELIRINQKKHLLEKKLSEKNKEFEIFKNEYKELKNKVNVINEDCEKFDEKIQEEDKTIKSKSIFYNFQNEEEMKKLEKEKDNLKNLIDEKHEETMNNILNHIEQQRLSLDYEKNKNFEEINELNISFDVRMQNVEELFTKYLETYDIEKKEEMDDIIENYKILERNEINYIQNMYNDHVKSIKEIHMIVLENYKKYYIDQLKENIKKIKSLKEKINELEINDKEIKNDLNVHNNEYYSMVENIKNLELKRENLKKDLKFYSKDFVIYKNLELIYNESDIHIKNLKQFSQSSRDKITQVEKQLKRISEDELNVDDYFEDIKKKNIHLKKKIESIDIDLDDINKEFQSYIKENNIKDEDVQNVRKGINFCLNTYNREFDNLLYTQKKMKKKIKDTVNIYEKKLKNINIKKETT
- a CDS encoding protein geranylgeranyltransferase type II, alpha subunit, putative, producing MENRCLYAYKKKFGVSYPENLDDEQFEPLNNDMFNMMEQKKFVIEIKDLEEDAKKYLIDEKGDIKNKEKISIINTYYSDREKMLFCLLSSLIEKKEYSFEGYIICSYVIKMNSSYYSAWVYRRKCLKKLNLNLLNDLKFTKYIISDNIKSFQSWFHRRWLIEYIYKMNYRKKNNKRDNECNYNIYIEDGKNIDNKNDNLNEYNIEMENNYISSFDDEKNFISSEEEMNSDNSYNIHDNFYNDDDGFISNCDDTDFEEGQENNRNNIYIYEKLGNIINNNIFFKNSLLPNEIINIDNFLYEELLYNNCDIFIDMKNYNSWATKTWLIDKFNILQNEYICKKHNIILHEFCFINYLLTIDIYNNSLWVYRYFIFNKLSYFHDLAKMQKEIYFCFTYANQFYDNQAIFNYFIHMVFLYINLYQNASQIKQKNTELNIQYEKKEETYKHDEKNIFQIPLVNYIKNELIKIQHKSKFVLVFLSQLYSYNGSYDDEMECYRYLQKYDDFNEHVWKDRIECVQKRLKI
- a CDS encoding putative membrane protein (conserved Plasmodium membrane protein, unknown function); amino-acid sequence: MDNIRDKLERYEPDEETKILCTKYIYFLLFYNSYIFILFIYTFFTTPISSYGWLFFMNLYFCIFPVFAFMGNSYIPSLLRFYNWMLFVSSIISIFIVLEAIFTFKKIDLYIMICYATLTCCNTFLCWHVTQ
- a CDS encoding hypothetical protein (conserved Plasmodium protein, unknown function): MINKNPYSEKKNDISDKLNYKNINDVSIHELNCLKNNRAVYLKRGNMFFISSKEEALEVLKNKSVQMK